In the genome of ANME-2 cluster archaeon, one region contains:
- a CDS encoding type II toxin-antitoxin system HicB family antitoxin: protein MNKEFTMVIEQDEDGIYVASVPELEGCHTQAENLDELNERIKEAIELYLEVESDFINETPLEFIGIQKVKVAV, encoded by the coding sequence ATGAACAAAGAATTCACGATGGTCATCGAGCAAGATGAAGATGGTATTTATGTAGCATCTGTACCAGAACTTGAAGGATGTCATACACAGGCAGAAAATCTAGATGAATTGAATGAAAGAATTAAAGAAGCGATAGAACTCTATTTAGAAGTTGAATCGGACTTCATTAATGAAACACCATTAGAATTTATTGGCATCCAGAAAGTTAAGGTTGCTGTTTAA
- a CDS encoding flavodoxin family protein, which translates to MIKIFGVSGSPRKGSTDYIVNEALKYLEEKYNVETRYFSARGKHLNFCIHCDYCIRERSGCIHKDDMPEFYDGLEWADGIIIGTPVYQGNLSARTRTMLDRCRAVVAKNPNILRNKVGAALAVGGDRVGGQEIALQSIHHFYIISEMIPVGGGSFGANLGGTFWSQDRMAEGAAEDEEGLRSMRKTMNRMMKMLGVVRGEDIPKKN; encoded by the coding sequence ATGATAAAAATCTTCGGAGTCTCAGGAAGCCCCAGGAAGGGCTCAACCGATTACATTGTAAATGAAGCCCTCAAATACCTTGAGGAGAAATACAATGTGGAAACCCGCTACTTCTCAGCACGAGGCAAACACCTCAACTTCTGCATCCACTGCGACTACTGCATCCGGGAGCGCAGCGGCTGCATCCACAAAGACGACATGCCCGAGTTCTACGACGGCCTGGAATGGGCCGACGGTATCATCATCGGCACCCCCGTGTACCAGGGCAACCTGAGCGCCCGGACCAGGACCATGCTTGACCGCTGCCGGGCTGTGGTTGCAAAGAACCCCAACATCCTGCGCAACAAAGTGGGTGCGGCCCTGGCAGTAGGCGGCGACCGGGTGGGCGGCCAGGAGATAGCACTGCAGTCCATCCACCATTTCTATATAATCAGCGAGATGATACCGGTCGGCGGTGGTTCGTTCGGTGCCAATCTGGGCGGCACTTTCTGGTCACAGGACAGGATGGCCGAAGGCGCGGCAGAGGATGAAGAGGGGCTGCGTTCCATGCGCAAAACCATGAACCGGATGATGAAGATGCTGGGAGTGGTCAGGGGTGAGGATATACCGAAAAAAAATTGA
- a CDS encoding type II toxin-antitoxin system HicA family toxin, which translates to MDNITPLPVKKVIKALEKIGFQQIRQKGSHLFMRHIDGRTTIITVHPGEDIGKGMVRKIIKDAKITREEWLKLV; encoded by the coding sequence ATGGATAATATCACTCCACTTCCTGTTAAAAAGGTAATCAAGGCACTTGAAAAAATAGGTTTTCAGCAGATTAGACAAAAAGGAAGTCATCTATTTATGCGGCATATTGATGGCCGGACTACAATTATCACTGTTCATCCAGGCGAGGATATTGGAAAAGGAATGGTAAGGAAAATAATAAAAGATGCAAAAATAACCAGAGAGGAATGGCTTAAGCTGGTTTGA
- a CDS encoding type II toxin-antitoxin system VapC family toxin, giving the protein MATISLLNLLLHTPHPSHPSDTLVVQWIVFQATPLLFIDQEILERGWITFAKYADKKLSFTDCSIIELMKKKGIDHLASFDGGFDEIVSRIRY; this is encoded by the coding sequence TTGGCGACAATCTCTTTACTAAATCTACTATTACACACCCCGCACCCATCACACCCATCTGACACCCTGGTCGTACAGTGGATTGTATTCCAGGCCACGCCTCTGCTTTTCATTGACCAAGAGATACTTGAAAGAGGGTGGATTACTTTCGCAAAATACGCAGATAAGAAGCTGAGTTTTACTGATTGCTCAATAATCGAACTGATGAAAAAAAAGGGTATAGACCACCTAGCCAGTTTTGATGGTGGATTTGATGAAATCGTATCAAGGATAAGGTACTGA